The following are from one region of the Stanieria sp. NIES-3757 genome:
- a CDS encoding glycolate oxidase, subunit GlcD, whose product MMLRNLFKPTDNKWQPIINQLEAAIGKDGVVRRKEELLTYECDGLASYRQRPALVVLPRTTEQVAAAVKICHDNDIPWVARGAGTGLSGGALPVEDCVLIVTARMKQILDIDIENHRITVQPGIINNWVTQAVSGAGFYYAPDPSSQIICSIGGNVAENSGGVHCLKYGVTTNHVIGLKLVIPEGSIIDVGGTIPEMPGYDLTGLFVGSEGTLGIATEVTLRILKTPESICVVLADFPTIEDAGAAVAGIISAGIIPAGMEIMDNLSINAVEDVVATGCYPRDAEAILLVELDGLEVEVAEGKKRIAEICRQNNSRNITSANDAETRLKLWKGRKAAFAAAGHISVNYFVQDGVIPRTKLVSVLKEINRLSEESGYRIANVFHAGDGNLHPLILYDNSVPGEFEAVEKLGGEILKLCVEAGGSLSGEHGIGSDKNCYMPYMFNETDLETMGYVRDAFNPKGLANPGKMFPTPRTCGEVANAGMIKLIKDAELF is encoded by the coding sequence ATGATGCTTCGCAATCTCTTTAAACCGACAGATAATAAATGGCAACCGATTATTAACCAATTAGAAGCTGCGATTGGCAAAGATGGGGTTGTGCGTCGCAAAGAAGAATTACTTACCTACGAATGTGATGGTTTAGCTAGTTACCGTCAACGCCCTGCTTTAGTCGTACTACCTCGCACTACCGAACAAGTGGCAGCAGCAGTAAAAATCTGTCATGACAATGATATTCCTTGGGTTGCTAGAGGTGCAGGTACGGGTTTATCTGGTGGGGCTTTACCTGTAGAAGATTGCGTTTTAATCGTCACCGCCAGGATGAAGCAAATTTTAGATATTGATATTGAAAATCATCGCATCACTGTACAACCAGGCATTATTAATAATTGGGTAACTCAGGCGGTTAGCGGTGCAGGTTTTTATTATGCCCCCGATCCTTCTAGTCAAATTATCTGTTCGATTGGTGGGAATGTAGCGGAAAATTCTGGTGGAGTTCACTGTCTTAAATATGGTGTCACTACCAACCACGTAATCGGTTTAAAATTAGTTATTCCTGAAGGTTCGATTATTGATGTCGGTGGTACAATTCCCGAAATGCCTGGCTACGATTTAACTGGTTTATTTGTTGGTTCAGAAGGTACGCTAGGTATCGCTACAGAAGTAACACTACGTATTCTTAAAACTCCTGAATCGATTTGTGTCGTGTTAGCCGATTTTCCTACCATTGAAGATGCTGGCGCAGCCGTAGCAGGGATTATCAGTGCAGGGATTATTCCTGCTGGTATGGAAATTATGGATAATCTTAGTATCAATGCAGTAGAAGATGTAGTAGCGACTGGTTGTTATCCTCGTGATGCTGAAGCCATTTTATTAGTAGAATTGGATGGTTTGGAAGTAGAAGTTGCAGAAGGTAAAAAACGTATAGCGGAAATTTGTCGGCAAAATAATTCGCGCAATATTACTTCAGCTAACGATGCTGAAACCCGTTTAAAATTGTGGAAAGGTAGAAAAGCAGCCTTTGCAGCAGCAGGACATATTAGTGTTAATTACTTTGTGCAAGATGGTGTAATTCCCCGCACTAAATTAGTTTCCGTACTAAAAGAAATTAATCGTCTGAGTGAAGAATCGGGCTATCGTATTGCTAATGTTTTTCATGCTGGCGATGGGAATTTACATCCTTTAATTCTCTACGATAATTCTGTACCAGGAGAATTTGAAGCAGTGGAAAAACTAGGAGGAGAAATTCTGAAACTCTGTGTTGAAGCTGGAGGAAGTCTTTCAGGGGAACACGGTATTGGTTCAGATAAAAATTGTTATATGCCTTATATGTTCAATGAAACTGACTTAGAAACAATGGGATATGTCCGTGATGCTTTTAATCCTAAAGGTTTAGCTAATCCTGGTAAAATGTTTCCCACTCCTCGTACTTGTGGAGAAGTTGCTAATGCAGGAATGATTAAACTAATTAAAGATGCAGAATTGTTTTGA
- a CDS encoding von Willebrand factor, type A has protein sequence MALGLPEFVENPEPRCPVILLCDTSGSMQGEPINALNEGLAAFQKDVYRDEIASLRVEVALVTFGPVRLTQDFVTIDNFNPPRLTADDVTPMGAAIEYALDLLERRKETYKVNGIQYYRPWVFLITDGAPTDSWQNAAYRVREAEAQRRLLFFAVGVQGADLSKLRQIAPPERPPVLLNGLDFRSMFQWLSTSMKRVSSSQVGGAMISLPSVGWGQIAT, from the coding sequence ATGGCCCTAGGATTACCAGAATTTGTTGAAAATCCCGAACCACGTTGCCCAGTGATTTTGTTGTGCGATACATCTGGTTCAATGCAAGGAGAACCGATTAACGCGCTTAATGAAGGACTGGCTGCTTTTCAAAAAGATGTTTATCGAGATGAAATCGCCTCGCTACGAGTAGAAGTAGCCTTAGTTACTTTTGGACCAGTACGGTTAACTCAAGATTTTGTCACTATTGATAACTTTAATCCACCCAGACTTACAGCCGATGATGTTACGCCGATGGGGGCAGCAATTGAATATGCTTTAGATTTATTGGAACGACGCAAAGAAACTTACAAAGTTAACGGTATTCAATATTATCGTCCTTGGGTTTTCTTAATTACCGATGGCGCACCGACTGATAGTTGGCAAAATGCAGCCTACAGAGTTAGAGAAGCAGAAGCACAACGCAGACTTTTATTCTTTGCTGTTGGGGTACAAGGCGCGGATTTGAGTAAGTTGAGACAAATTGCGCCTCCAGAACGTCCGCCAGTACTACTTAACGGTTTAGATTTTCGTTCGATGTTCCAATGGCTATCTACTTCAATGAAACGAGTTTCTAGTAGCCAAGTCGGAGGCGCGATGATTTCGCTACCGTCTGTTGGTTGGGGTCAAATTGCGACATAA
- a CDS encoding hypothetical protein (conserved hypothetical protein) has product MSITRDFKETINARVQRESEFAKALLDEAASLFLNGEPETARLILRDLVNATTGFEKLASETSLPSKSLHRMLSAKGNPTMNNLTAIFTVLRKQLNVNLEVHTVSHS; this is encoded by the coding sequence ATGTCTATAACTAGAGATTTTAAAGAGACAATTAATGCCAGAGTTCAAAGAGAATCTGAATTTGCTAAAGCGTTGTTAGATGAAGCTGCTTCTCTTTTTCTGAACGGCGAACCAGAAACAGCCAGACTTATTTTAAGAGACTTGGTTAATGCAACTACAGGCTTTGAAAAACTAGCTAGTGAAACTTCATTACCAAGTAAAAGTTTACACAGAATGTTATCGGCAAAAGGTAATCCAACCATGAATAATTTGACTGCTATTTTCACTGTTTTACGCAAACAACTAAATGTTAATTTAGAAGTTCATACAGTTTCTCATTCATAG
- a CDS encoding malto-oligosyltrehalose trehalohydrolase, producing MKVGSRYLGNGVCEFTLWAPLVEKIAVHLVSPEEKLLPMTKQERGYWHLIAENIYPGTQYYYLLEEASDKPDPASNFQPQGVHEVSEVIDHNNIDWQDSYWKGIPLEEMIIYELHVGTFTPEGTFKAIIPRLSDLKELGVNAIEIMPVSQFPGERNWGYDGVYPYAVQNSYGRPEDLKQLIEVAHQQGIAVILDVVYNHFGPEGNYIAHHGPYFTETYRTPWGSAINFDDAYSDGVRNYFIENALYWFENYHFDALRLDAIHAIYDLGAKHILQEIAEKVEELSQNIGRKFYLIAESDLNDVRVISPRELGGYGVDAQWSDDFHHCIRTLLTKDLIGYYQDFGTCEQLAKVYQKTFVYDWQYSPFRKRYHGSDASDRPGSQFVVCIQNHDQVGNRMLGERLSDLVDFEALKLAAGALMLSPYIPLLFMGEEYGEESPFLYFVSHSDPDLVKAVREGRKKEFADFHIEGEYIDPQSLEAFNSSKLQWEKRKEGKHQVLWQLYQQLILLRRTIPALKKLDKQNLKATSHEQENILLLHRWQENSQIFSILNFNHQNVNLKITFPSGKWQKILDSAEPKWMGSGSDLPKEIATEDQKLLIKYHSFVIYHQ from the coding sequence ATGAAAGTTGGTTCTCGTTATCTTGGTAATGGTGTTTGCGAATTTACTTTGTGGGCACCTTTGGTAGAGAAAATAGCGGTACATCTTGTTTCTCCTGAAGAGAAATTATTACCAATGACAAAACAGGAACGAGGTTATTGGCATCTGATAGCAGAGAATATTTACCCAGGTACACAATACTATTATTTACTTGAAGAGGCATCGGATAAACCCGATCCTGCTTCCAATTTTCAACCGCAAGGAGTTCACGAAGTATCGGAAGTCATAGACCACAATAACATTGATTGGCAAGATTCTTATTGGAAGGGTATTCCTCTCGAAGAGATGATTATCTACGAATTGCACGTCGGGACTTTTACTCCTGAAGGGACTTTTAAAGCAATCATTCCTCGGTTATCAGATTTAAAAGAGTTGGGAGTTAATGCGATTGAAATTATGCCAGTCTCGCAATTTCCAGGGGAACGAAACTGGGGTTATGATGGGGTATATCCCTATGCAGTCCAAAATTCTTACGGTAGACCAGAAGATTTAAAGCAATTAATCGAGGTAGCGCATCAGCAAGGGATAGCGGTAATTTTAGATGTAGTTTACAATCATTTCGGCCCAGAAGGGAATTATATCGCCCATCACGGCCCTTATTTTACTGAAACCTATCGAACTCCTTGGGGAAGTGCAATTAATTTTGATGATGCCTACAGTGATGGGGTACGAAATTATTTTATTGAAAATGCTCTATATTGGTTTGAAAATTATCATTTCGATGCGCTGCGCTTAGATGCTATTCATGCCATTTATGATTTGGGCGCAAAACACATCCTACAGGAGATAGCGGAAAAAGTAGAGGAACTTTCGCAAAATATCGGCAGAAAATTTTATTTAATTGCCGAAAGCGATCTCAATGACGTGCGTGTCATTAGTCCTAGAGAATTAGGCGGTTACGGAGTTGATGCTCAATGGAGTGATGACTTTCACCATTGCATCCGTACTTTATTAACCAAAGATTTAATTGGATATTATCAAGATTTTGGTACTTGCGAACAACTAGCTAAAGTCTATCAAAAAACATTTGTCTACGATTGGCAATATTCCCCATTTCGTAAAAGATATCATGGCAGCGATGCGAGCGATCGCCCTGGTTCACAATTTGTGGTTTGTATCCAAAATCACGATCAAGTTGGCAATAGAATGTTAGGGGAACGTTTATCTGACTTGGTTGATTTTGAAGCTTTAAAATTAGCTGCGGGTGCTTTAATGCTCTCTCCCTATATTCCTTTACTGTTTATGGGAGAAGAATACGGGGAAGAATCTCCCTTTCTTTATTTTGTCAGTCACAGCGATCCCGATTTAGTTAAAGCAGTCAGGGAAGGCAGAAAAAAAGAATTTGCCGACTTTCATATTGAAGGAGAATATATCGATCCTCAAAGTTTAGAAGCTTTCAATTCTTCAAAACTGCAATGGGAAAAAAGAAAGGAAGGCAAGCATCAAGTTTTATGGCAACTTTATCAACAGTTAATTTTACTCCGTCGCACTATTCCCGCCTTAAAAAAATTAGATAAGCAAAATTTGAAAGCAACTTCTCACGAGCAAGAAAATATTCTTTTATTACATCGTTGGCAAGAAAATAGTCAAATTTTTAGCATCCTTAATTTTAATCACCAAAATGTTAATTTAAAAATCACTTTTCCGTCTGGTAAATGGCAAAAAATCTTAGACTCTGCCGAACCTAAATGGATGGGTAGTGGTTCTGATTTACCGAAAGAAATTGCAACCGAAGATCAAAAATTATTAATTAAATATCATAGCTTTGTAATTTACCATCAGTAA
- a CDS encoding malto-oligosyltrehalose synthase: MHIPTATYRIQFHSEFNFERASEIIAYLADLGISDLYASPIFKARQGSTHGYDVVDPTILNPELGTEEDFNKLIEEIKKYRLGWLQDIVPNHMAYDSQNMWLMDVLENCKDSEFFDFFDINWNQLYEEMHGRVLAPLLGDFYGNCLERGEIKLDYDETGLSISYYGLKLPVKIESYLTFIIHNLGKLARKIGRNHPDFIKFLGILYLLKNIPEATKGKERYDQLNFVKSLLWETYTQNPTVEEFIQNNLAEFNGEVGKPESFNLLDNLLSEQFYRLSFWKVGAEEINYRRFFTVNELISVKVEELKVFNKTHELIERLVTENKITGVRIDHIDGLYNPTEYLIRLTEKLGNVYITVEKILELTEDLPKHWQIEGTSGYEFLNYVNGIFCYSENEKQFTKIYNNFTGLTAVYDDLVYEKKGLILEKNLAGDLDNLAQILKRISAQSRVGSDFTIYGLKRALFEVLALFPVYRTYIEADGIGEIDKKYVDQTIKAAKKKAPLLINEFNFIHKVLLLEYEDFRSQTQREEWLHFVMRSQQLTGPLMAKGVEDTLLYVYNRLLSLNEVGGNPSHFGINLDLFHQFNQNKVENWLHGMNATATHDTKRGEDVRARINVLSEIPQEWEQQVNNWREINQTYKQDGIPDANDEYFFYQTLVGAFPFEESDLSDFPNRIKDYILKAVREAKVHTAWLRPDEEYEAGFFSFIDRILEAQESEFWQQFRPFQKQIAEYGIYNSLSQVLIKNTAPGVPDLYQGAELWELSLVDPDNRRPVDYQKRSEFLQELEEKSEQNIEQLIKELIETKENGKIKLFLTHKLLKARKEYTELFLNGDYQPIEVTGKYQNHIIAFARNYRNKTIVAIAPRFLTTIIKPGQLPFGVEVWEDTSLNLPNKTWHSLIDNQKIAGENLAVGEILQKFPVGLLVG; the protein is encoded by the coding sequence ATGCATATTCCTACAGCTACTTATAGAATTCAATTTCATTCCGAATTTAATTTTGAGCGCGCTAGCGAAATTATTGCTTATTTAGCAGATTTAGGTATTTCCGATCTTTACGCTTCACCAATTTTCAAAGCTCGTCAGGGAAGTACTCATGGTTATGATGTAGTCGACCCGACTATACTCAATCCCGAACTAGGAACTGAAGAAGATTTTAATAAATTAATCGAAGAAATCAAGAAGTATCGATTAGGATGGTTGCAAGATATCGTCCCCAATCACATGGCTTATGATAGCCAAAATATGTGGTTAATGGATGTCTTAGAAAATTGTAAAGATTCAGAATTTTTTGATTTTTTTGATATTAATTGGAATCAACTCTATGAAGAAATGCATGGGCGAGTACTCGCTCCTTTATTAGGTGATTTTTATGGGAATTGTTTGGAAAGAGGAGAAATTAAACTTGACTATGATGAAACTGGATTGTCAATTAGTTATTATGGTTTAAAATTACCAGTAAAAATCGAGTCCTATTTAACTTTTATTATTCATAATTTAGGTAAATTAGCTAGAAAAATCGGTCGAAATCATCCAGATTTTATTAAGTTTTTAGGAATTTTATATTTACTCAAAAATATTCCCGAAGCAACCAAAGGAAAAGAGCGTTACGACCAACTAAATTTTGTTAAAAGTTTGCTTTGGGAAACCTATACTCAAAATCCTACCGTAGAAGAATTTATTCAAAATAATCTAGCAGAATTTAACGGTGAAGTTGGTAAACCTGAAAGTTTTAATTTATTAGATAACTTGCTTTCCGAACAATTTTATCGCTTATCATTCTGGAAAGTTGGGGCAGAAGAAATTAATTATCGACGATTTTTTACAGTCAATGAGTTGATTTCTGTCAAAGTAGAAGAACTAAAAGTTTTTAATAAAACTCACGAATTAATCGAGCGATTAGTTACTGAAAATAAAATTACGGGAGTACGCATCGATCATATCGATGGATTATATAATCCTACCGAATATTTAATTAGATTGACAGAAAAACTAGGAAATGTTTATATAACAGTTGAAAAGATTCTCGAACTAACCGAAGATTTACCCAAGCACTGGCAAATTGAAGGTACAAGTGGTTACGAATTTTTAAATTATGTTAATGGGATATTTTGTTACTCAGAAAATGAAAAGCAATTTACTAAAATTTATAATAATTTTACTGGTTTAACCGCAGTTTATGACGATTTAGTTTACGAAAAAAAAGGTTTGATTTTAGAAAAAAACTTAGCTGGCGATCTAGATAATCTCGCTCAAATTTTAAAAAGAATTTCTGCCCAAAGTAGAGTAGGAAGTGATTTTACTATTTATGGTTTAAAACGAGCTTTATTTGAAGTTTTAGCCCTTTTCCCCGTTTACCGCACCTATATTGAGGCAGATGGTATTGGAGAAATAGATAAAAAATATGTAGACCAAACTATTAAAGCTGCTAAGAAAAAAGCTCCGTTACTGATTAACGAATTTAATTTTATTCACAAAGTTTTATTGTTAGAATACGAAGACTTTCGCAGTCAAACCCAAAGAGAAGAATGGTTGCATTTTGTCATGCGATCGCAACAATTAACTGGCCCCTTAATGGCGAAAGGAGTTGAAGATACTCTACTTTATGTTTATAACCGATTACTATCATTAAATGAGGTAGGAGGAAACCCTAGTCATTTTGGAATTAATTTAGATTTATTTCATCAATTCAATCAAAATAAAGTTGAAAATTGGCTGCATGGGATGAATGCAACTGCTACCCATGACACTAAAAGGGGTGAAGATGTCCGTGCCAGAATAAATGTTCTTTCAGAAATACCTCAAGAGTGGGAACAACAAGTTAATAATTGGCGAGAAATCAATCAAACTTATAAACAAGATGGTATTCCTGACGCTAATGACGAATATTTCTTTTATCAAACTTTAGTAGGTGCTTTTCCCTTTGAAGAAAGTGACTTATCAGACTTTCCTAATAGAATTAAAGATTATATTCTTAAAGCAGTTAGAGAAGCTAAAGTGCATACTGCTTGGTTGCGTCCCGATGAAGAATACGAAGCAGGATTTTTTAGCTTTATCGATCGCATTTTAGAAGCGCAAGAATCGGAGTTCTGGCAACAATTTCGACCTTTCCAAAAACAAATAGCTGAATACGGCATCTATAATTCTCTTTCCCAAGTATTGATTAAAAATACTGCTCCTGGTGTACCCGATTTATATCAAGGTGCAGAATTATGGGAATTAAGTCTAGTCGATCCCGATAATCGCCGTCCTGTAGATTATCAAAAAAGAAGTGAATTTTTACAAGAGCTCGAAGAAAAAAGTGAGCAAAATATTGAACAATTAATTAAAGAATTAATTGAAACCAAAGAAAACGGTAAAATTAAATTATTTCTGACTCATAAATTATTAAAAGCCAGAAAAGAATACACAGAATTGTTTCTCAATGGCGACTATCAACCAATAGAAGTTACTGGAAAATATCAAAATCATATTATTGCCTTTGCCAGAAATTATAGAAATAAAACTATTGTTGCGATCGCGCCTCGTTTTTTAACTACTATTATTAAACCAGGACAACTTCCTTTTGGTGTAGAAGTCTGGGAAGATACGAGTTTAAATTTACCTAATAAAACTTGGCATAGTCTAATAGATAATCAAAAGATAGCAGGAGAAAATTTAGCAGTTGGAGAAATTTTACAAAAATTTCCTGTTGGTTTATTAGTTGGATAA